A stretch of Cucumis sativus cultivar 9930 chromosome 2, Cucumber_9930_V3, whole genome shotgun sequence DNA encodes these proteins:
- the LOC101208697 gene encoding probable methionine--tRNA ligase gives MGDHSGKAAGANASKLPIPGKRNILITSALPYVNNVPHLGNIIGCVLSADVFARYCRLRGYNAIYICGTDEYGTATETKAMEEKCSPKEICDKYHAIHKEVYNWFGISFDEFGRTSSPQQTEVCQAIFGKLLENNWLSENTMQQLYCDTCERFLADRLVEGICPTPGCEYDSARGDQCEKCGKLLNPTELQDPRCKVCQTTPRIRDTNHMFLELPLLREKLEEYINKMSVAGSWSQNAIQATNAWLKEGLKPRCITRDLKWGVPVPLERFKDKVFYVWFDAPIGYVSITSCYTNEWEKWWKNPENVELFQFMGKDNVPFHTVMFPSTLLGTGEDWTLMKTISVTEYLNYEAGKFSKSKGIGVFGNDAKDTNIPVEVWRYYLLANRPEVSDTLFTWADLQAKLNGELLNNLGNFIHRVLSFIAKPLGQGYGSIIPDVPDVVSHELTLSLADKVGKYVDQYMESMEKVKLKQGLKAAMAISSEGNIYLQTAQFWNLYKADKPSCDIVMRTSAGLVYLLACLLEPFIPSFSLEVFRQLDLPLERHISLCEEKGDIETVKQPWKILPSGQKIGTPEPLFKELKDEEVELYRDKFAGSQAQRIVRAEAEAEKLAAQLKKTNVSGGGKKQQAKSTGGKQKAAVEQEITITRLDIRVGLITKAQKHPDADSLYVEEIDVGESQPRTVVSGLVKYIPIEEMQNRKVCVLCNLKPATMRGIKSQAMVLAASNSDHTKVELVEPPKEAKVGERVKFGGMEGDADDVLNPKKKVWETLQVDLCTNGDLVACFKDIPFTTTAGICKVSSISNGSIR, from the exons ATGGGCGACCATTCAGGCAAGGCCGCCGGAGCCAACGCTTCAAAGCTTCCGATTCCAGGAAAGAGGAATATTCTCATCACCAGCGCTCTTCCATACGTCAATAACGTTCCTCACCTCGGAAACATCATTGGCT GTGTGTTGAGTGCTGATGTTTTTGCTCGATACTGTCGGCTTAGAGGTTATAACGCTATTTACATATGCGGAACCGATGAGTATGGAACGGCAACGGAGACAAAAGCAATGGAAGAGAAATGCTCTCCTAAAGAGATTTGTGACAA GTATCACGCAATTCACAAAGAAGTTTATAATTGGTTTGGTATTAGTTTCGATGAGTTTGGGCGCACATCATCGCCACAGCAGACGGAAGTTTGTCAAGCAATATTTGGCAAACTATTGGAGAACAATTGGCTTTCTGAGAACACAATGCAACAG CTATACTGTGATACGTGTGAGAGATTTTTAGCTGATCGGCTTGTTGAAGGCATATGTCCTACTCCAGGTTGCGAGTATGACTCTGCACGTGGTGATCAGTGTGAGAAGTGTGGGAAACTTCTAAATCCAACTGAATTGCAAGACCCTAGGTGCAAG gtCTGTCAAACAACCCCACGTATCCGTGACACAAACCACATGTTTCTTGAACTTCCTTTGCTGAGAGAGAAACTGGAAGAATATATCAACAAGATGTCTGTGGCTGGATCTTGGAGCCAAAATGCTATTCAAGCAACAAATGCTTGGCTTAAGGAAGGGTTGAAACCTCGGTGTATTACAAGAGATCTTAAGTGGGGGGTTCCCGTTCCACTTGAAAGGTTCAAGGACAAG GTTTTCTATGTCTGGTTTGATGCACCTATAGGATATGTCTCCATTACATCATGCTACACAAATGAATGGGAGAAGTGGTGGAAGAATCCAGAAAATGTAGAGCTTTTTCAATTTATGGGAAAGGATAACGTGCCTTTTCACACG GTTATGTTTCCTTCCACTCTTCTTGGAACTGGAGAAGACTGGACCTTAATGAAAACCATTAGTGTTACTGAATATTTAAACTATGAAGCAG gaaaattttctaaaagcaAGGGCATAGGAGTTTTTGGTAATGATGCAAAAGATACAAATATTCCTGTAGAAGTGTGGAGATACTACTTACTAGCAAATAGGCCTGAG gTGTCAGATACATTATTTACATGGGCTGATTTACAAGCAAAACTCAATGGTGAGTTGCTGAACAATTTGGGCAACTTCATTCATCGAGTTTTGAGCTTCATTGCCAAACCTTTAG GGCAGGGTTATGGTTCCATTATTCCTGATGTTCCTGACGTGGTATCTCATGAGTTAACATTGAGTTTGGCTGACAAAGTTGGTAAATACGTAGACCAATATATGGAATCAATGGAGAAG gttaaactaaaacaaGGTCTGAAAGCTGCAATGGCTATTTCAAGTGAgggaaatatatatttgcaa ACAGCACAGTTCTGGAATCTTTACAAGGCGGACAAACCTTCCTGCGATATTGTTATGAGAACTTCAGCTGGACTAGTATATCTTCTAGCATGTTTATTAGAACCATTCATACCTTCTTTCTCACTGgag GTGTTTAGGCAGCTGGATTTACCTCTGGAACGACATATTTCCCTTTGTGAAGAAAAGGGAGACATCGAGACAGTAAAACAACCTTGGAAGATCCTACCTTCTGGTCAAAAGATTGGCACACCAGAGCCATTGTTCAAAGAATTG AAAGACGAAGAAGTAGAACTATACAGAGACAAGTTTGCTGGAAGTCAGGCTCAACGCATTGTCAGAGCAGAAGCTGAAGCAGAAAAGCTTGCTGCTCAGCTTAAGAAAACTAACGTCTCAG GCGGTGGAAAAAAGCAACAGGCAAAATCTACAGGTGGGAAACAGAAAGCTGCTGTGGAACAAGAAATTACAATTACGAGACTGGATATACGTGTTGGGTTAATTACAAAAGCTCAGAAGCATCCTGATGCTGATTCCTTATACGTGGAAGAAATTGATGTGGGAGAATCGCAACCTCGAACTGTTGTGAGCGGATTAGTGAAGTACATACCCATTGAAGAGATGCAG AACCGGAAGGTGTGCGTTCTTTGCAACTTGAAGCCGGCAACCATGAGGGGCATTAAATCTCAAGCCATGGTTCTTGCTGCTTCCAATAGTGACCATACCAAG gTGGAATTAGTGGAGCCACCAAAAGAGGCGAAGGTTGGAGAAAGGGTAAAATTCGGAGGAATGGAAGGGGATGCGGACGATGTATTGAACCCAAAAAAGAAGGTATGGGAGACGCTGCAGGTTGATTTGTGTACCAACGGAGACCTAGTGGCGTGTTTTAAAGACATTCCCTTTACCACAACTGCGGGTATTTGCAAAGTTTCTTCCATTTCC
- the LOC101208942 gene encoding probable sucrose-phosphate synthase 2 isoform X1 has product MSRTFIGHGSKWLPLATLVNGALDLRICVGGFGISLERKNSFCVQLEWEELQRSTNRRLERERGRMDVTEDMSEDLSEGEKGDTVSEIVQNETPKESFQRTSSNLEVWSEDKKERKLYIILISLHGLVRGDNMELGRDSDTGGQVKYVVELSRALAQMPGVYRVDLFTRQILSTEVDWSYGEPTEMLTTGIDDGDGDVGESSGAYIIRIPFGPRDKYLRKELLWPHIQEFVDGALAHVLNMSKALGEQIGGGQPVWPYVIHGHYADAGDSAALLSGALNVPMVLTGHSLGRNKLEQLLKQGRQSKEDINSNYKIMRRIEAEELSLDAAELVITSTRQEIDEQWGLYDGFDVKLEKVLRARARRGVISHGRYMPRMVVIPPGMDFSNVVVPEDAPDVDGELTQLTSDGSSPKAIPAIWSDVMRFLTNPHKPMILALSRPDPKKNITTLLKAFGECRPLRELANLTLIMGNRDDIDEMSAGNASVLTTVIKFIDKYDLYGQVAYPKHHKQYDVPDIYRLAAKTKGVFINPALVEPFGLTLIEAAAHGLPMVATKNGGPVDIHRALNNGLLVDPHDQQAIADALLKLLSEKNLWNDCRKNGLKNIHLFSWPAHCRTYLTRVAACRMRHPQWQTDTPGDEISTEESFNDSLKDVQDMSLRLSVDGEKTSLNASVDIAASTDDPDLQDQVKRVLSKIKRSGNESTETEKGNKMLENAPGKYPILRRRRRLIVIALDCYDSNGAPEKKMIKMLQEIIKAGRLDTQVARVSGFALSTAMPLAETSEFLKSGKIQLTEFDALICSSGSEVYYPGSYTEEDGKLYPDPDYASHIDYRWGYDGLKKTILKLLSASEEDSDKFRSPVQQDGKSSNAHCISYLVKNPSKAMKVDDLRQKLRMRGLRCHPMYCRSSTRMQIVPLLASRAQALRYLFVRWRLNLSNMYVFLGEVGDTDYEEMISGTHKTIVMKGVWNKGSEELLRTSGSYARDDIVPGESPLVAFVNGDANAEEIASAIKQVSLSASKI; this is encoded by the exons GGAAGACTTATCAGAAGGAGAAAAGGGGGATACCGTGAGCGAAATAGTGCAAAACGAGACTCCAAAGGAATCGTTCCAGAGGACTTCTTCCAACTTGGAAGTTTGGTCTgaagataaaaaggaaaggaaactTTACATTATTCTCATCAG CTTGCACGGTCTGGTTCGGGGAGATAACATGGAGCTTGGTCGTGATTCTGACACTGGTGGACAG GTTAAGTATGTTGTAGAGCTTTCTCGTGCTCTAGCGCAAATGCCAGGGGTATATAGAGTGGACCTTTTTACTAGGCAAATCTTGTCAACAGAAGTTGATTGGAGCTACGGTGAGCCAACAGAGATGCTAACTACTGGAATCGATGACGGTGATGGTGATGTTGGAGAAAGCAGTGGAGCTTATATTATTAGAATTCCATTTGGTCCACGGGACAAATATCTGCGGAAAGAATTACTATGGCCCCATATTCAAGAGTTTGTAGATGGAGCTTTAGCCCATGTTCTCAATATGTCTAAGGCTTTAGGTGAACAAATTGGTGGTGGTCAACCTGTGTGGCCATATGTCATCCATGGACATTATGCCGATGCCGGGGATAGCGCTGCTCTTCTCTCAGGTGCTTTGAATGTTCCGATGGTGCTAACTGGACACTCGCTTGGAAGAAACAAGCTCGAACAACTTCTTAAGCAGGGACGCCAATCGAAAGAAGATATTAATTCGAACTATAAGATAATGAGGAGGATCGAAGCAGAGGAGCTTTCTCTTGATGCTGCAGAGCTTGTGATAACAAGCACCAGACAGGAGATAGATGAGCAATGGGGACTTTACGATGGATTTGATGTCAAACTTGAGAAAGTGTTGCGGGCTCGTGCTCGGCGTGGAGTAATTTCCCATGGTCGATACATGCCGAGGATGGTG GTCATTCCTCCTGGTATGGATTTCAGCAATGTTGTGGTTCCTGAAGATGCACCTGATGTTGATGGCGAATTGACACAACTTACAAGCGATGGGTCCTCTCCGAAAGCAATTCCGGCGATATGGTCTGAT GTGATGCGGTTTCTTACAAATCCCCATAAACCTATGATATTGGCTTTGTCGAGGCCGGACCCAAAGAAGAATATAACCACTCTCTTGAAAGCCTTTGGAGAGTGTCGCCCCTTGAGAGAACTTGCTAATCTA ACACTGATCATGGGGAATAGGGATGATATCGATGAGATGTCAGCTGGTAATGCTAGCGTTCTCACAAcagttataaaatttatcgACAAATATGATCTCTATGGTCAAGTGGCATACCCAAAGCATCATAAACAATATGATGTTCCAGACATATATCGGCTTGCAGCAAAAACAAAG GGTGTTTTCATTAATCCAGCATTGGTCGAACCATTTGGGCTTACCTTGATTGag GCAGCTGCACATGGACTCCCGATGGTGGCAACTAAAAATGGCGGACCAGTTGACATCCATCGA GCTCTAAACAATGGGCTGCTTGTTGACCCACATGATCAGCAAGCAATTGCTGATGCTCTGCTGAAATTGCTATCAGAGAAAAACTTATGGAATGACTGTAGGAAAAATGGTTTGAAGAACATACACCTGTTTTCCTGGCCAGCCCACTGTCGCACGTACTTGACTCGAGTGGCAGCCTGCCGCATGAGGCACCCACAGTGGCAAACCGACACCCCAGGGGACGAAATATCCACCGAGGAATCCTTCAATGATTCACTGAAGGACGTCCAAGATATGTCGCTCAGACTGTCAGTTGATGGAGAAAAAACATCACTGAATGCATCTGTCGATATAGCTGCATCCACTGATGACCCTGATTTGCAGGACCAAGTGAAGCGAGTTTTGAGCAAGATAAAGAGGTCAGGGAATGAGTCAACAGAGACCGAAAAAGGGAATAAAATGCTGGAGAATGCGCCTGGAAAGTATCCAATTTTGAGACGACGACGCAGGTTGATTGTTATAGCACTTGATTGCTACGACAGCAATGGGGCTCCAGAAAAGAAGATGATCAAGATGTTGCAGGAGATTATTAAAGCTGGTCGTCTTGACACTCAAGTTGCACGAGTTTCAGGCTTTGCTCTATCAACAGCAATGCCATTGGCAGAGACTTCAGAATTCTTAAAGTCCGGAAAAATACAACTGACTGAGTTCGATGCCTTAATTTGCAGTAGCGGAAGTGAGGTTTACTACCCGGGTTCTTACAccgaagaagatggaaaattgTATCCAGATCCAGATTACGCGTCACATATTGATTATCGTTGGGGATATGACGGTTTGAAGAAAACGATTCTGAAGTTGTTGAGTGCATCTGAAGAAGATTCTGACAAATTTCGTAGTCCGGTTCAGCAGGATGGAAAATCGAGTAACGCTCATTGCATCTCCTACTTAGTAAAGAATCCCAGTAAG GCTATGAAAGTCGATGATTTGAGACAGAAGCTTCGGATGCGCGGGCTTCGGTGCCATCCAATGTATTGCAGAAGCTCGACTCGAATGCAAATTGTTCCTTTACTCGCATCAAGAGCTCAAGCACTCAG GTACCTTTTCGTGCGATGGAGATTGAACCTTTCGAACATGTATGTATTCCTTGGTGAGGTTGGAGACACGGACTACGAAGAGATGATATCAGGGACTCACAAGACGATAGTCATGAAAGGAGTGTGGAACAAGGGATCGGAAGAGCTGTTGAGGACATCAGGAAGCTATGCCAGAGACGACATCGTTCCAGGTGAGAGCCCACTGGTGGCATTTGTGAATGGGGATGCAAATGCTGAAGAGATTGCAAGTGCTATAAAGCAAGTTTCATTATCTGCATCCAAAATCTGA